CTATCGATCACTCGTTTCACACAtgacattcattaaaaaatcaaGATACGTACTACTAGTTCAACGCTGTAATTATCGCGTCACGTGACACCCATCTAGTGGCAGCCAATTGTAACGGCAAGCAACAGTGACTGTCGTAAAAATGAAGAATACCGACACCGCTAATGTTGACGGCAGAATGTGCCTCAACCAAAATGGCCGCTTCCTTGATATGCGGGGATACGCAATACAGGTAGGTAAACAAAAATACACGTGTCCGTATATATTTGAGAAATTATGACACGTGAATTAAATGGTAAATTTTCAGAGTGAGTTCAGTCTTAAACAGAGATGTGAAGCAGTTTGGGAAGAAGTTCATGTTTGACAGCAACGAGGAGACATGCTGGAACTCAGACCAGGCAAGTGGTTTCTAAACAGTACTacagttgtgttttttaattaatagaGACGTGGTCAATAATTATTGTATTTACGCCAGGGTGACTGTCAATGGTTGATTCTGGATTTCCCCCAGTCGGTTAGAGTATCCGAGTTAAAAGTTCAGTTCCAGGGAGgtttctcggccaaaacatgcaggatggAAGGTACAAGTTAAGCattatctaaatattctattaacctacttttattttattttatctttcttCATTCACATGTGATTTGCAGTTTTACAAtactaaagtatttttttcctgccGTCCTTCCGTGCCCATCCAATGAagcttaaaaaaatccaataaattTGTTCTCAATTAAAATCATTTGCCATTATTTACAGAAACTAAATTTTTCCCCTTTGCAGGTTGTTCAGTAGATGACGATTTCCGACTCATCAGTCATTTTTACCCAGAAGACAACAACTCTCTTCAGATATCCTTCATCACAACCATTTGCATGAGATTTAATAGcttttataatttattattattattgttgacttaAGGACCGAGGCTGGGTATCCCctggattggtcgccagccaatctcTCGGGGATATAAAAAGCAGTCAATATTATTGTTCCTGAACGTGGTTGTCACTCCCACTGATGATGGTGTTATgactaaacaaaacaaagattATCTTCTTAACTGCACACCCACTGTTTTCCCATACAGGAGGCGGCAACTGTGGACAGAGTAAAAATAACGTTTGAGAACAGCGCCGACTTTTTCGGGAGAATTGTTGTTTATTCTTTGGACATCCTGGGGGAGAAATCCACATGACCCGTACTCTGAATATGAGAGATATAGGACGTCTAAAATGTAAATGTCTGTGTTTCCACCATGTGAATGGATAGGAATGCCTTTTTTGTCTAAGGAGAATGGATGCAACTACCGGCAAACGGGATTCTGAATCACTCTCAGAAGACCATGAGATCATTTTGAGATCTCCACTAAAGCCTTGTGTAGAAGTCCAGAAGCTTCAGATGTCTTCTTAAATCTTTGAAGCTAATTAAATCatcaaatatttagtttttacatattttctaTGAGGTTGCAATTATACTGTGGTTGCCAGTTTTCAATTCTGCTTTTTAATGCCTGTGTTTTTAATCTATTGACAACAATGTTATAATCCTACAATTATGTTGCCAATTTAATTATGCATCTATCGCCAATGTAGCATGTTAAGATGGTGCTGTTTTTTCATATtctgtcatgaaaaaaaatctgaacaacAGAGTGTGAATCCAgccaaagttttatttttatgtaaaaaaatacattcattaaaacttgtttacaAAAGTGCTGATCTGCAGCCAAACTAAATAAAAGTACTTTCTCAGTGTCCATGTAATTTAGCAATGTGCTGTTTTGTAGAGTCTCAAGATATGGTCCTCCAACACTTTTTGAACTGCAAAACACAAGgacagaagaaaagaaaatattctcTTTAATTAGGCAAGTAATAGTGTTAAAAGTTTTCTCGGCCAAAAGTGAGTAGTACCTTTTTGGTACCCGAGGGCAACGGCCAAAGCCATTGCGCTGTAACCTGAATCGGACTCTATCATGATGTCAGCTCCTTTGGCTATAAAAGAACGATAATCAATCAGTATAGCAATCACCGTCCAACTGCATGTGAAAAGCTG
Above is a genomic segment from Stigmatopora argus isolate UIUO_Sarg chromosome 8, RoL_Sarg_1.0, whole genome shotgun sequence containing:
- the nr2c2ap gene encoding nuclear receptor 2C2-associated protein, which produces MLTAECASTKMAASLICGDTQYRVSSVLNRDVKQFGKKFMFDSNEETCWNSDQGDCQWLILDFPQSVRVSELKVQFQGGFSAKTCRMEGCSVDDDFRLISHFYPEDNNSLQCFPIQEAATVDRVKITFENSADFFGRIVVYSLDILGEKST